The Verrucomicrobiota bacterium genomic sequence CCGCCGGAACTGGCGGCTTTTCGTCGTGACACGAAAGGGCTGCCCGCCAGGTAAAATCGGAGCGGCAGATGCGCGGCTTTGGAGAGGCCGACCCGGACCGCCGTTACAACCGGACCTTCCGCATGCACGTATTTATCAATGTCGTCGTTCGCGGCAATAAACAGCTTTGAAGCCGGGTCACAGAGATTTGCTCCGTCCAGATTCCGATCGATGCCCATTGCGGCACAAAGCTTGGCCGGGCCATTGGTCAGATGGTGTCGGTTCTCAACGCGACGGTTCCTCCGCATCAACTCTTCACCGAGAGCCGGTTTGATGGCGCGGATCAGCACGGCTTCAGCCTTGCCCGGAGCGCAGCAAACGGCGTTCACGCAGACATGATAGCCGTAAATGAGATAAACATACGCCCGGCCTGGAGCGCCCCACATCGTGCGGTTTCGGGCGGTCTCCCCTCCATACGCATGACAGGCCGGATCGTCCGCCAGGTAGGCTTCCGTCTCGACGATGAGACCTCCACAAAGGCCTTGCGATGTGCTTCGAACGAGCCAGTGACCGAGCAATCGCGGGGCAACCGCTTCGGCGGAAGGCAGAAAAAAATCTTCGGGCAAAGTTTGAAGCACAGAAATGTATTTGAAAATGAGGCTGGCCTGTCAATACTTCGCCCTCGGCTGCGCTCGAACAAGCATGTGCAGCATGTCAAACCTATGAACACGTCCAGCCATTCCATTCAACTCAGACCCAGCTTTTCTTCCGCGACTTTTCGCCGTGCGCCGCACGAAACTCACCGCATAAAGCGGGCGGGCGGCGGCGAGGCGAAGCCAACTTTGCGCGGCGGCCTGGCTCTCCTCGCTTGTTGCGCGGCGCTGTGCCTTTGGGCGGGTTGCGCCTCGGTTCCCGTGCCGGACGTCGCCACGCATTACGACCCGCACACTCAGCTCCGAACCGATTTGATTCCGGACAACTTGCTGGAGACGCAGGGGCCTGTGCGCGAATTGCTCTGGTTGAACGCGTCGCGTGTGTTCAAGGACCGGCAGTACTTCGAGTACTATCTGGAAGTTCATTACGAAGCCCGCGAAGAAACCGGTTTGCTGAACATTCACCCCGGGTTGTCGCTCACCGTTATTGCCGACGGCAGGGAATTCAAATTCCGAGGCAGCGGCAGCTTGAACTCGCGCAAGCAAAGGCGCGGCGTGGTCAGCGAAGATGCGATCTTCTTGGCGAGCGCGGAGGAACTGCGGGCCAT encodes the following:
- a CDS encoding DNA-3-methyladenine glycosylase — encoded protein: MPEDFFLPSAEAVAPRLLGHWLVRSTSQGLCGGLIVETEAYLADDPACHAYGGETARNRTMWGAPGRAYVYLIYGYHVCVNAVCCAPGKAEAVLIRAIKPALGEELMRRNRRVENRHHLTNGPAKLCAAMGIDRNLDGANLCDPASKLFIAANDDIDKYVHAEGPVVTAVRVGLSKAAHLPLRFYLAGSPFVSRRKAASSGGVDRA